A single window of Psychromonas ingrahamii 37 DNA harbors:
- a CDS encoding ExbD/TolR family protein, with amino-acid sequence MLLDLNLPKRKQAISLTPFIDVVFILLLFCMLSSNFAKWQAIRLPASAASQQASNELFRVILHRDGNEFSVNAKR; translated from the coding sequence ATGCTACTTGATCTGAATCTGCCAAAACGCAAACAAGCGATTAGCCTGACTCCTTTTATTGATGTGGTCTTTATTCTGCTGCTGTTTTGTATGCTGTCATCGAATTTTGCCAAATGGCAGGCTATTCGATTACCTGCCAGCGCAGCATCACAGCAAGCGTCTAATGAGCTTTTTCGAGTGATCTTACACCGTGATGGTAATGAATTTAGCGTTAATGCTAAGCGCTAA
- a CDS encoding MotA/TolQ/ExbB proton channel family protein, translating into MLALSIVLIKLWLFFPLQAENIKDVELALSYWQQGPLSKAQSSLKTRRPVSMLVQDAMAGMREQQSLTLLKQALSCQATDKINQFCMLLRPLEVIANLSPLLGLMGTVLGMISAFQKMEAAGNQVDPSILSGEIWQALLTTVVGLAVAIPVVAAYHLLDRKVERISNSMNSYVTRVFTQQTAELLSINQDQVLQNAT; encoded by the coding sequence ATGTTGGCCCTAAGTATTGTTCTTATTAAGTTATGGCTGTTTTTTCCTCTGCAGGCTGAAAATATTAAAGATGTCGAGCTGGCACTCAGTTACTGGCAGCAGGGGCCGTTAAGCAAAGCACAAAGCAGTTTAAAGACTCGTCGTCCGGTGTCGATGCTGGTTCAAGATGCCATGGCAGGGATGCGCGAGCAGCAGTCATTGACGCTGTTAAAGCAGGCGTTAAGTTGTCAGGCGACGGATAAAATCAACCAGTTTTGCATGCTGCTGCGTCCCCTTGAGGTGATTGCCAACCTCAGTCCTTTGCTGGGATTGATGGGCACTGTGCTGGGTATGATAAGTGCGTTTCAGAAAATGGAAGCCGCGGGTAATCAGGTCGATCCTTCCATTTTATCGGGGGAGATTTGGCAAGCACTGCTGACCACTGTGGTGGGGCTTGCGGTCGCTATCCCTGTTGTGGCGGCCTATCACTTGCTGGACAGAAAAGTTGAGCGGATAAGCAATAGCATGAACAGCTATGTAACCCGGGTGTTTACTCAGCAAACCGCAGAACTACTCAGTATCAATCAAGATCAAGTGCTGCAAAATGCTACTTGA